In Chrysemys picta bellii isolate R12L10 chromosome 22, ASM1138683v2, whole genome shotgun sequence, the genomic stretch ctttccccggCAGGGGGCGCCAGAGGGGGTTGTGGgtgctggcgggggagggggaggggtccgTCCCAGCCCCCTTCTGACGCTGTCTGGCCCCCCAGGGTGCGGACGCCTGCGTGCGATGTGCCCGGTACAAGGACGGGCCCCACTGCGTGGACAGCTGCCCCGAGGGCCTCCTGGGCGAGCAGGGGCCCATCTACAAGTACCCGGACGCCCACCACGAGTGCCGCCCGTGCCACGAGAACTGCACACGGGGGTGAGAGCAGCAGCCCCCCCGGGcacagctggggggggcggtcctgcAGCCTGGCAAGGCGGGGAAAGGGGAAAGgaccctccctctctgccccctcccccccagcagcagccggtgcCCCCGGGCCTGAGgcttggagtgggggaggaactGCGGCCGAACCCCAGGTTCGGCTCCTGAGCCAATTGGGGGGGCTCTgagaggggaacccaggctcctGGACCTGACACTTCCAGCCCCTGCCTGGGGAGGCGCAACCCCCGAGTGACTGGCAGCGGCGTCTGTGCTGGGCGTGCCTGTGGTtcccagggccagggagagaacccaggcgtcctggctcccaacctcctgctctaactactagaccccactccccgcctagaactggggagagaacccaggcgtcctggctcccaacccccctgctctaaccaccagcccccgctcccctcccagaaccggggagagaacccaggagtcctgccaccctccccccaccccccgctctgaCATCTTTCCCATAAGCCTGGTGCTCTCCGTGGctcccctctgtctgtctgtccgtccgtgGGGTGATCGGCGGGTTCTGTCTCCCGCAGGTGCCTCGGGCCGCAGCTCCAGGACTGCGTCACAGAGCCCCTGCCCATCGCCAGGTACCGTCGCAGGCGGCTGCTCGCTGGGGCTCTGACCCCGGcctgggtggggcggggcaggactggggggcgcGGAGCAGAttttgggcagggggtggggctgattGCGTTTGGCAGTTCGCAGCCCGGCCCCAGTGGGACATGTGCaaagccctgatcccccccccgCCGTGCCAGGCCCCCTCGCCCGGGCACTGGCATGACGTGAACCAACCgctgagggtggggctggggcacccCCTGGGCTCAGCTCCCAAACCACCTTCCGGCTGAGCCTTCTCTCCCAGCCTGGTTCTCAGCCCCCTTGGCCTCCGTGGGAACAGCCCCGGGATCCCCGGGTCCTGCGCGGCAGAGGGGGGCACCCCCCAGCTGGCGTGTGGTCCCGacgcctcctctccccactccgtccctccctgccctgccttggGTTCCCTTCCAAACCCGACAGCCCTCCTGTGCCTCCACCAGGCCGGTCCCTCGGACGGGATCGCGCCAGCCTTTTGCTCCGGCTCCCCCGGGGTTCCTGCCAGCccggagcatgggcagggcccgGCGCTGACCCCCCGTCTGTGCCCCAGGAAAAGCCCCACGGTCATAGCGGTGATGGTCGTGAGCTGCCTCTTCAtctcctgctcctgcttcctcctcatcctcctctaCTGGCGCGGGAAGAAGATCCAGAAGAAGCGGGCGATGCGCCGCTACCTGGAGAGGGGAGAGGTGAGacgccccccgccagcccccgcggcccctgggagcagggctgccccGGGGGGGATGTGGGCGGGAGCCGCGGGGGGGAGGGTCTTGTGCCCGCAGGGCGCTCCGGTGATGGGGCAGAAAGGAGGGTTGTGCCAAGAGAGAAAAGGGCTCATTtgctggtgcccctcagccccccgctgTCCCGGCtctgtcccccccagctctgccggggcccctctctcccgacccgcagccccccgctgtCCCGGCTCTGTCCCCCCCGGCTCTGCACGGGGCCCTTCAGTCTTGTTACCTCGGTCAATGAATAGCCCAGGGAGAGAGGCACAAATCACTAGCCAGGGTGGGAGCATCGAGGCAGtgggggggtctgggaggggcGGCCCCCCAGCTCCGGTGCCACCATCTCTTTCTGCCTTGGCAGAGCCTCGAGCCCCTGGACCCAAGCGAGAAAGCCAACAAAGTTCTGGCCCGGATCTTCAAGGAGACGGAGCTGAGGAAGCTGAAGGCGCTGGGTTCAGGCGTGTTTGGGACGGTGCACAAGGTGAGAGGGGGGctgcagcccgggggggggggatgctcaGTGGTGCCCTCTGTCCCGGAGCAGCCacagctgttgggggggggggcgtctcctcgctgctgtgggggggctggggcggggcaccCCCTGGGGTCCCAGCTCTGTTCACACTGGGGGTCCCTCTCCCGCCAGGGCGTCTGGATCCCGGACGGCGACACCATCAAGATCCCCGTCAGCATCAAGGTGATAGAGGACCGGAGCGGCCGCCAGACCTTCCACGCCGTCACCGACGTGAGTGAGGCCCCCCCCGCCAGCCTGGGGCCAGACGATtggcccatccagcccagtgtccccgccccctgctgtgccaccaCTGCCCATTGGCCTATCCACTCTGATGTCCTATCAGCAACCAATCTCAGTGCTTCAGAAAGAGGCTTAAAACTCCATGATGCATTTCCGTGTGCCCATGAAACCAGGTGGagggagagcccccacccccagggcctgCCTTGCCCACCCCAAATGCCCCCTGGCATCAGTGGCGACTCTGAGGGTGCCAGCCCTGGCCAGCGTCACCGGCTGGGATCAAATCCCAGTGGCGGGGAGTTCCACAGGGGAGCCACGGCTGTAACAGGACCTGTctccctctggccctgcagcACATGCTGGCCATCGGCAGCCTGGAGCACGCCTACATCGTGCGGTTGCTGGGCATCTGCCCCGGGACGCAGCTGCAGCTGGTGACGCAGCTCCTGCCGCTGGGCTCGCTGCTCGACTACGTGCGCAAGAACAAGGACGCCATCGGGCCGCAGCTGCTGCTCAACTGGTGCGTGCAGGTTGCCAAGGTGAGCTGCCCCCTGGCCCTCGACGGCGCGTTCCCAGGGGTCCCCTCCCCAccggggctgagtggggagctagCCCGGCTCGGGGaagcagagctgggctcctggccccaggctcgtgggtggggctggctgggcagcaCGAGGAGACGGAGCGGAGAAGGGGCAGAGGCCAGGGGTAGCAGCTCCCTTGGTTCCCACACCGGGCGGGGGACCCTTCCAAACACCTGCCCCCAAAGGGCCGCTGCCCTGAAGGGAGGGTGAATCTGGCCTGTTCATCTCCACTGGGGCGTTTACCCTGAACCCTAATGGGGGACCTTCTGAACATGTCAGTGCTGTTAACTCTCTCTTCTAATCCGTGTTGTCAGACGCTtttggggtggtgggaggagccTGTGGCTGTGGGTGGAGCTTTGCAGTGGTGGGAGGAGCCTAATGCCATGGGAGGAGCTATGCGGGGGGGTGGACTTTGAGGCGGGACCACTTTAGCAAGCTCacacagctggctctgcagttgTGGGTGGAGCTTTGGGGCCATGGGTGGAGCCTGAGGCTACGGGCGGAGCTAAGCCAGCAGGGGTGGGTGGAGCCTGGGGCTATGGGCGGGGCTAGGCCAGCAGGGGTGGGTGGAGCCTGAGGCTATGGGCGGAACTAGGCCAGCAGGGGTGGGTGGAGCCTGCGGCTATGGGCGGAGCTAGGCCAGCCTTCTGCCCATCACTGGACCcacccccccagacacacacacaaatgggttGGCCCCCAGCTCTCCGCCTCTCGCCCCCAGGGCATGTACTACTTGGAAGAGCATCGCATGGTCCATCGGAACCTTGCCGCCCGCAACATCCTGCTGAAGTCGCCCAATCAGGTGCAGGTGGCGGATTTCGGGATTGCCGACCTGCTCTACCCCGACGACAAGAAATACTTCTACAATGAGATCAAGGTGGGGCTGGGCCCCGGGACCCCCCTCGGTACCCCCCACGTCCACTCCACGTCCCCTCCAGCAGGATGTCCCCCGAGGCTGCCTCCCCTTCCTCCCGCACTGGGGCCGCCCCAGCCAGCGTGGGGCCGGTGTCAGAGGTCTGCACCCCCCAGCAGAGGGGGCGGATTGGGAGGGTGGCTGGGGGGCCCTGCATTCAGGGTCCGCTCTTCTTCCCAGTGGAGCAGCGTGTGCATcggggcagccccagggccccatggaCTCCGGCCCCAGGGGTCTCTCCGGCCCTGGCAAAGCAGCCCCCAGGCGCTCCCCGCCCGGGTAACACTCCTTTCCTGCCTCTCGTCCCGCAGACTCCGAttaaatggatggcgctggagagCATCCACTTTGGGAAGTACACGCACCAGAGCGACGTCTGGAGCTACGGTCAGTGCCCGTCgtgcggggctggagcagccaggagctgccccccagcctgcgccctgccccgctccccccagtgccccccagcgCAGAATTGCCCCCGAGCACCTCCCCTTGCAGCCTCTCCTggcttgacacccccccccccccggtcccctgCAGGCGTGACGCTGTGGGAGATGATGACGTTCGGGGCAGAGCCCTACGCGGGGATCCGGCTCGCCGAGGTGCCCGACCTGCTGGAGAAAGGCGAGCGGCTCATGCAGCCCCAGATCTGCACCATCGACGTCTACATGGTGATGGTGAAATGTGAGTCCCTGCTTCTGTCTGTCTCCCTGCTggcggggccgggccctgccctgggggttcctgtccctgcccctgggggcACTTTGCAGGGGAGATTGGCCCAGCCCGTGGCTGTGGGGGGACCGGGGGGGGTCAAGCCAGGAGGGGCTGCAAGGGGAGGTGCTCGGGGGGGAATTCTGcgctggggggcgctggggggagcggggcagggcgcaggctggggggcagctcctggtctGGCCTGCGCCGTGGCCAGTGGGGCTCGTGGGAGGGGCGGAGGGACgcgctctgctcctcccccctggCAATTGGCACTGACCCCGATATGCCCTGGGTGCAAGGAGGGGCGTCTCCCTGTGGTCCCAGGGGAGAGCCGTgagctggggggaagggctgggagccccacagctggggccagacccctgggagggggctggaaggTGCTCCCCCCCCCTCCGATGCACTTTTCCAGCCGTCCTTCTCCCCTCCCGTCTGTCTGTCCTAGTCCCTCAGGTGGGGCCCGTGTGGCTGGGGGGAGtcgtgggggggggcgggctgggtgTCACCTCCCACCGGATCTCACACCCCCCCCGTACCCTCCGCCAGGCTGGATGATCGACGAGAACGTCCGTCCCACCTTCAAGGAACTGGCCAATGAGTTCACTCGCATGGCCCGGGACCCGCCCCGCTACCTGGTCATCAAGGTGAGTGCGTGGCCCCTGGCCACTCTACATGGGGGGGGCTGCCCTGGGCCCTCAGCAAATCCAGCCCCTAGCGTGCCCCCCGCATGAGCTGAGCCCCGGCGTAAGggtcccagctcctgccccagctcccccctccccactccatacCCGGCTCTCTGGGCTCCCTGCCTGACACATGCACCAgggacccccccccgccccttgcggCATTCCCAGCCCCCCGGCTCCCCACTCCTCGGCTGCGGGGGTGGGGCAAGACCTGCTCTAGACAAGAGTCTtgtctgcccctctccccccatcctgccctgggAGGCGTTAAGGTGTCCCTGGCCGCTCAGCGTTGGGGGCTGGGCCCCGTTAACCCCTCGCCAGCCCCTGACGCGGTGTGTCCCCCCCCCGTGCAGAGGGAGAGCGGGCTGCTGCCCCCCGCGGAGCCCCCCCTGAGTGACAAGGAGCTGGAGGACATGgagacactggagctggaggaggagctgggcccCTTCAACACGGCCACCGGGCTCTTCGCCTCCAGGCAGCGTGTGGACTACGCCCGGGTGAGAGATGGCCGCCCCCCCCCTCGGCCtgtaacccccctccccaacatcCTGGCCTTTCTGCGGGAAGGCTAAAAATCCTTCTTGTAAAGGATGGGGGAGACGACCCCTGCACGTCCATGTGGGACATcccctgcgggggaggggtttCCTTCCTGACCCCGGCAGTGCTCGGCCTTGCAGCATGAGACCCAGTTCCATGGGTCGTCGTTCAGCGctgaccccccagcccagcctgcgcCTGGGGGTCCCGCAGACTGCGTGCGCCCCATCTCCCTTGGTCCTGGTGCCAAGAACCCCGTCCTGGGCCGAGCAAtcaccaccctgcccctccctttgCAGAGCCCGAACCTCAGCCCCCCAGCCGGCTACATCCCCATGAACCAGACCGGCCTCAGCGGCTGCCGCCAGGTACCCAGCACAGCATACAGGGGATGCGCCCCATGGATGTCCTCTGCCGGAGGGTCCTGTGGGGCGGCGGGGCGGGATTGAGggtcaccagcagggctggagggagcccagggctgggctagcaggggctgcgggtcaggagtgaggggcaccggcggagctgggggtggggaggagcctggggctgggggttgggattgaggggcacggGTGGAGCtcgctggggcagggctgggctagcaggggctgggggtcagaagtgaggggcacgggcggagctgggggtggggaggagcccggggctgggggttgggattgaggggcaccggtggagctggggggggcggggctgggctagcagtggTCAGCAGCAGAGCAGTTGGGCTAAGGCTATTCCCGGGGCTCTGGCCCGTCCTCGCCGCAGAGAGCAGGGGCAGGTCTGGCCCGTGCCCGGCGGCTCCTCTCCTGACCCCATCTCTCTCCCCACGTCTCCCAGGGCCCCGGGCTGAGCACCCGGCAGGCCCTGCGGGTCCGGCAGGAGTCGGTGGGCCGGACGGTGTCGGAGTCGTCGGAGGGCAGGGGCACAGCCTCGGAGGGCGAGCTGATGGAGGAGCTCTCCCTGCCGAGCCTGCGCTCCCGGGGCGACAGTGCCTACCTCTCCCAGCGCGAGAGCTTCCCCCTGCCCGCGGGCACTGCCGACGGTGAGGACGACATCAACGGCTACGTCCTGCCGGATCACCACGGCCGAGGTAATGGCAGCCCCGGGGTCCCacctcagggccccaggctgcctcctgcagctcccccgggcAGGACCCTGCTCCGGGAGTCAGGGGGGCGGTCTGGGTTGTCCCTGCCACGAAGGGGCCCGTGGGGGTGGTCGTTAGCGGTCGTTACCTGGCCTGCTGggctgagacccagcaaactcgCCGCAGCTGGGGACTGGAAGCCGGCTTGGAAACCCGCGAGCCAGAGGTGGGAAATATCTGGGTCCCGGTGTCCCTTCCCCTGAGCCACTCGGTCCCTCCTGCCTCACTGGGGACTCCGGAAGGAAGCTGCCATGGGGGAGGAGAGCCACGTGCCTCTCCCATTGTGCCCCGGCTGCCCCCCGCGCACGAGGCAGATCAGACACCCATCTatcccagccctgtccccagccgCCACCCCCTACCGGCTGCACCTAACGCCGGCTTGTCGTCGGCTTCTCCCTGCAGAGCGAGCGGCCAGCGTTGCCCGGGCAGTGCGGGACGGGCCCCTGGGCCGCGCCTCGGAGCCGGAGGAGGAGGCGTACGAGTACATGAACAGACGCCCCCCGCAGCCCCGGCCGGCCTCCCTGGAGGAGCTGGGCTACGAGTACATGGACCTGGGCTCGGAGCGGAGCGCCTCCCTGGGCAGCGTGTTGAGCTCCCAGCTGCCCGTGGCCGGCTGGGAGGTGGCCGCGGCCGAGGAGGACTACGAATACATGAACAAGCAGCCCAAACTCAGCCAGTCCCTGAGCAGCGTGCTGAGCTCGCCGGGGGCCGGGCGGGACGACTACACTTGCATGAGCGCGGCCGTCCCCCGGGGCTCCCCCGACGAGCAGGGCTACGAGGTAATGGAGGCCATCCTGGCTCCGGGGAGCGGGCCATGCCTGGACTGCCAGAGCTCGCCCTGCCCCAAGAACGGCTTCATGAAACCCCTGCGGAGCCTGGAAGCCTCGGACTGCGCCTTCGACAACCCCGACTACTGGCACAGCCGGCTGTTCGCCAAGGCGGACGCCCAGTGCACCTAGGGGGCAACGGGGGGGTGCCCGACCCGTCTGTCCCCGGGGGGCAGGGCCGTTGGACTCCGGCGCCTGCCCGCCCCTCGCCAAacgagcccagccggggggctgggagcgaacgtcctgccccagccccagagggtATTTACAGGGTGGGCAGAAATGGCCAACGCTCCCTTAACGGGGCAGCGGGGGCCGGGGCCTGCCCCTGCGTCTGTGCCCATTGCATGCTGGAATGCAGGCTGGTTCTGACAGCTGGGGGCAATGCATTGCCCCACTGTGAAATCAAACCAGTCCGGGGGGACTACCCCCTCCACCGTTCCACCTCAGGATCACAGACATACGGACGCAGGACAGATACCTACATCTggtgaggtgggcaggggagtcAGGGGCtgcgtcctcccctcccccgcatggGAAAAGCCTCATGTACTGAGCTCCCAGAATCGGGGCTGGGGGCGTATGGGGCCCAGCCATGGATCAAGCACGTggggagcagctggaggagggggCTGCCTCATTCCTCACCCCCCACCAAGCAAACATGGGGGGGGTGTCTGTTTACACCTGGATATGAAGAATCCCGGAGTTGCTCCAGGCAAGGCCGTGGGGTGAAGTGAACAGAAGAGGGGGGGCTGCTGGTTTGGGGTCTAGTGGGTAAAACgctggactgggagccagaactcctgagttctatgtCCTAGACTCgctgctctgggcctcagtttccccctctgggCCATGTAGGGAGTTATAGACCTTCATAAAGCGCTGGGAGAGCCCTGGGCAGACCTGCCCCAGccttctctctcctgcccccctgcaaaCCAGGGGTGACCCAATgactgctgcccccctcccttgcCGGGGCTGAGCTAAGCACCGCTTAGGAGCGGAGGCCGCAGCTGGGTGGAGAGAGTCGGTGGGTCGGGTTCTGTTCCGTTCAACCCGATTTCCACTGGTGTAAGAAGCCCGGGGGCCGGAGTCTGATCTCGATCCcccagagttactcctgattcccACCAAACCGGGGTGATCAGAGCCCGTGCCTGGGGGtgatcccagcctggggcccgaGAAAAGCAAGGCCAGCAGGCTCCAGCCCCGGACCTCCCCTCCTGTCACCCCACAGAAGCCGTGCCCGATGAGAGGCGTGGGGAGCTAGTTACCGACGGGGGGTGAGGGGACGACCCCCCAAGCCTGTGGCGAAGAAATGAAGTTGATGTTTTTGCACTGAATCTCGTGGCACGGTTCACTCCATGTGCGAAGCTGGAGCAG encodes the following:
- the ERBB3 gene encoding receptor tyrosine-protein kinase erbB-3; translation: MRSRQRPGPVLCLLLLLLLCRPQLAAAQAVCAGTLNGLSVTGDAQHQYQTLYKMYNNCEIVMGNLEIVLIDHNQNLSFLQTIREVTGYVLIAMNVFTYLPLGNLRVIRGTQLYEDKHALFVLLNYHTNGSHALRQVGFNQLTEILAGGVDIERNEQLCHVDTIEWRDIVRDPLMDPVVRQNGRKCAPCHESCDGHCWGPNPEDCQKLTKTICAPQCNGRCFGRNPSECCHDECAGGCTGPRQTECFACRHFNDSGACVPLCPQPLIYNKLTFQLEPNPDTKYQYGGICVASCPHNFVVDQSSCVRACPKDKMEVEKNGLKMCEPCPGLCPKACEGTGTGNKYQTVDSSNIDRFVNCTKILGNLDFLITGLNGDPWHNISALDPEKLNVFRTVREITGYLNIQSWPKHMYNFSVFSNLVTIGGRSLYNRGFSLLIMKNLNVTSLGLRSLREISAGKVYITENRQLCYLHTVNWGALSRRKPDLEIKDNRPRAKCVQEGKVCDPLCSSDGCWGPGPDQCISCRNYSRDGTCVATCSFSQGAIREYARGGACYQCHPECERMEGNLTCNGSGADACVRCARYKDGPHCVDSCPEGLLGEQGPIYKYPDAHHECRPCHENCTRGCLGPQLQDCVTEPLPIARKSPTVIAVMVVSCLFISCSCFLLILLYWRGKKIQKKRAMRRYLERGESLEPLDPSEKANKVLARIFKETELRKLKALGSGVFGTVHKGVWIPDGDTIKIPVSIKVIEDRSGRQTFHAVTDHMLAIGSLEHAYIVRLLGICPGTQLQLVTQLLPLGSLLDYVRKNKDAIGPQLLLNWCVQVAKGMYYLEEHRMVHRNLAARNILLKSPNQVQVADFGIADLLYPDDKKYFYNEIKTPIKWMALESIHFGKYTHQSDVWSYGVTLWEMMTFGAEPYAGIRLAEVPDLLEKGERLMQPQICTIDVYMVMVKCWMIDENVRPTFKELANEFTRMARDPPRYLVIKRESGLLPPAEPPLSDKELEDMETLELEEELGPFNTATGLFASRQRVDYARSPNLSPPAGYIPMNQTGLSGCRQGPGLSTRQALRVRQESVGRTVSESSEGRGTASEGELMEELSLPSLRSRGDSAYLSQRESFPLPAGTADGEDDINGYVLPDHHGRERAASVARAVRDGPLGRASEPEEEAYEYMNRRPPQPRPASLEELGYEYMDLGSERSASLGSVLSSQLPVAGWEVAAAEEDYEYMNKQPKLSQSLSSVLSSPGAGRDDYTCMSAAVPRGSPDEQGYEVMEAILAPGSGPCLDCQSSPCPKNGFMKPLRSLEASDCAFDNPDYWHSRLFAKADAQCT